One genomic window of Desulfuromonas sp. AOP6 includes the following:
- a CDS encoding valine--tRNA ligase, with the protein MEASLPKGYEPKEVEDKWYRVWEDKGYFHANEKSSKPHYSIVIPPPNVTGVLHMGHALNNTLQDILVRWKRMTGHEVLWMPGTDHAGIATQNVVEKQLASEGRDRHALGREEFVERVWQWREQSGGQIINQLKRLGASCDWERERFTMDEGLSTAVRTVFVRLHAEGLIYRDNRLINWCPRCHTALSDLEVEHEDKKGHLWHLRYPVIGTDRYLIVATTRPETMLGDTAVAVNPEDGRYQDLIGKKVLLPLMNREIPIVADDYVDKEFGSGAVKITPAHDFNDFELGKRHDLEFINIFDPSGVVNENGGSYTGQERYEARANVVADLENQGLLERIDDYANAVGECYRCRTVIEPYMSKQWYVKVGPLAEEAIKAVETGQTRIVPSQWEKTYFEWMNNIQDWCISRQIWWGHRIPAWFCDDCDQITVAMEDAQSCAHCGSSNIRQETDVLDTWFSSALWPFSTMGWPENTETLRKFYPTSCLITGFDILFFWVARMMMMGIKFMGQVPFKDVYIHALVRDAQGQKMSKSKGNVIDPLTVIEEYGTDAFRFTLAAFAAQGRDVKLSTERIAGYRNFANKLWNASRFALMNFDDFDPSSIDLAQLDLSLADQWILTRLNEAAQNTGRALAEYRFNEGASILYAFTWHEFCDWYIELSKDDLYGDDGASKARAKVVLFTVLERLLRLLHPFMPFITEEIWQALPGRRPVDSIMLADYPTGEDLPVNLDGARRMEWIMDVVKAIRNIRGEMDVPPSKQIAAVLDCKGEEAVTVMTAGEGYIRALARVGELSYGVGVERPNQAATQVAGDVEILLPLAGLVNIDEEEKRLGKEIAKVQKDVEFFAKKLSNEKFVANAPPEVLEKDRGKQREAEEKLGILQESLRKIQALKG; encoded by the coding sequence ATGGAAGCATCGCTCCCCAAAGGGTATGAGCCGAAAGAGGTTGAAGATAAGTGGTACAGGGTTTGGGAGGACAAAGGTTACTTCCACGCCAACGAAAAATCCTCCAAGCCCCATTATTCCATTGTCATCCCGCCCCCCAATGTCACCGGCGTTCTGCATATGGGGCATGCTCTCAACAATACCCTGCAGGATATTCTGGTGCGGTGGAAGCGCATGACAGGTCACGAAGTGCTGTGGATGCCCGGCACCGACCACGCAGGCATCGCCACCCAGAATGTGGTGGAGAAACAGCTTGCTTCTGAAGGACGTGACCGTCATGCCCTCGGCCGCGAAGAATTTGTTGAGCGAGTCTGGCAGTGGCGCGAGCAGTCCGGTGGGCAGATCATTAATCAGCTCAAGCGCCTAGGCGCCTCCTGTGACTGGGAGCGCGAGCGCTTCACCATGGACGAGGGTCTCTCCACGGCGGTGCGCACCGTCTTTGTACGCCTCCATGCCGAGGGTCTTATCTATCGCGACAATCGGCTCATCAACTGGTGTCCGCGTTGTCACACAGCGCTCTCTGACCTGGAGGTCGAACACGAGGACAAGAAAGGCCATCTCTGGCATCTACGTTATCCGGTGATTGGCACTGACCGCTATCTCATCGTGGCCACCACCCGGCCCGAGACCATGCTCGGCGACACCGCCGTGGCCGTCAACCCCGAAGATGGTCGTTACCAGGACCTGATCGGCAAGAAGGTGCTGCTGCCACTGATGAACCGGGAAATCCCCATTGTCGCCGACGACTACGTCGACAAGGAATTCGGCTCCGGTGCTGTCAAGATCACCCCGGCCCATGATTTCAATGACTTCGAGCTTGGCAAGCGTCATGACCTTGAATTCATCAATATTTTCGACCCCTCGGGTGTGGTGAACGAAAACGGTGGTTCTTATACCGGGCAGGAACGCTACGAGGCCCGCGCCAACGTAGTGGCCGACCTGGAAAATCAGGGGTTGCTCGAACGCATCGACGATTACGCCAATGCTGTCGGCGAATGCTACCGCTGCCGCACTGTCATTGAGCCCTACATGAGCAAACAGTGGTACGTCAAGGTCGGGCCCCTGGCCGAGGAGGCGATCAAGGCCGTCGAGACCGGTCAGACACGCATCGTGCCGTCGCAGTGGGAGAAGACCTATTTCGAGTGGATGAACAATATCCAGGACTGGTGCATCAGTCGCCAGATCTGGTGGGGACACCGTATCCCCGCCTGGTTCTGCGACGACTGCGACCAGATCACTGTCGCTATGGAAGACGCCCAGAGCTGCGCCCATTGCGGCAGCAGCAACATCCGCCAGGAGACAGACGTACTCGATACCTGGTTCTCGTCAGCTCTGTGGCCTTTCTCCACCATGGGCTGGCCGGAAAATACCGAGACCCTGCGGAAGTTCTATCCCACCTCCTGCCTTATTACCGGCTTCGACATCCTCTTTTTCTGGGTGGCGCGCATGATGATGATGGGGATCAAGTTCATGGGGCAGGTCCCCTTCAAGGATGTCTACATCCACGCCCTGGTGCGCGACGCTCAGGGACAGAAGATGAGCAAGAGCAAGGGAAATGTTATCGACCCGCTCACCGTTATCGAGGAATACGGCACCGACGCCTTCCGCTTTACGCTGGCTGCCTTTGCCGCCCAGGGGCGTGACGTCAAGCTTTCCACCGAGCGCATTGCCGGCTACCGCAACTTCGCCAACAAGCTATGGAATGCCAGCCGCTTTGCGCTGATGAATTTTGATGACTTTGATCCGTCATCCATCGATCTGGCCCAGCTTGACCTGTCTCTGGCTGATCAGTGGATTCTGACCCGTCTGAACGAGGCGGCCCAGAACACAGGCCGGGCCCTCGCTGAGTATCGTTTCAACGAAGGCGCCTCCATTCTCTATGCCTTCACCTGGCACGAGTTCTGCGACTGGTATATCGAGCTCAGCAAGGACGATCTCTATGGTGACGACGGAGCGTCCAAGGCCCGCGCCAAGGTGGTACTTTTCACCGTACTCGAGCGATTGCTGCGTCTGCTTCACCCCTTCATGCCTTTTATTACCGAGGAGATCTGGCAGGCGCTGCCTGGCCGCCGCCCCGTCGATTCCATCATGCTGGCCGACTATCCCACGGGAGAAGATTTGCCCGTCAACCTGGACGGAGCCCGCCGTATGGAATGGATCATGGATGTCGTCAAGGCCATCCGCAACATTCGCGGCGAGATGGATGTTCCCCCCTCCAAACAGATTGCCGCTGTGCTTGACTGCAAGGGAGAAGAGGCGGTCACCGTGATGACAGCCGGTGAAGGGTACATCCGTGCCTTGGCTCGTGTCGGTGAGTTGAGCTACGGTGTAGGCGTCGAGCGTCCCAATCAGGCCGCCACCCAGGTGGCCGGTGACGTCGAGATTCTGCTGCCCCTGGCGGGTCTGGTCAATATCGACGAGGAAGAAAAGCGTCTTGGTAAGGAGATTGCCAAGGTACAGAAGGATGTGGAGTTCTTCGCCAAAAAACTCTCTAACGAGAAGTTTGTCGCCAATGCTCCTCCCGAGGTGCTGGAGAAGGACCGAGGCAAGCAGAGAGAAGCCGAGGAAAAGCTGGGGATTTTGCAGGAAAGCCTGCGAAAGATTCAGGCGCTGAAAGGATAG